CCGCACCATCTCCACGCGCCGATGGGGTTGGATTGTTTGGAGGCGGGGTTGCATACTTTTGTGGAGAAGCCGATTGCGAATACGGTTTCCGAGGCGGACAGGATGATTGAGGCGGCGCAGGCGCGGGATTTGAAGCTGGCTGTGGGGCACAATTATCGCACGTTTCCCGGCAATCGCGCGCTGAAGCGGCTGATTGATGAGGGGGCGTTGGGAGAGATTTATCGGGTGCTGTGGTTGTGGATTGAGACGCGGCCAGAGGTGTATTACGACCGGGATATATGGCGGTGTACCTGGGAGCACGCAGGGGGTGGGGTGCTGATGAATCAGACGAGTCACGATCTGGATTTGCTGTGCTGGATGGTGGGTGATCCGGTCGCGGTTTCTGCGATGATGTGTAATTGGGGTCATCGGGTGGAGATTGAGGATACGGTTGTTGCCAATATCCGTTTTGCCTGTGGTGCCCATGCAAATGTGCAGTTGAGTACGTGCGATAGGCGGTTGAATTACAGACAGATTTCAGGGGATCTGGGTACGATTGAGTTTCGGGATGAGAAGAATGCCAATTCAAAGGTGCCCGATGTGTTTCGGCTGGGACGGTACGAGGCGCCTATGCGGGCGTTTATAAAGGGGGCAAAGGGGCATCAGCCAAATATTAACTGGGAGGATGTGCCGTCCGATGAGGGGGGTCCAACGCTGGTGGAGAGTTTTGTTTCGGCGATTCTGGATGGCGGAGAGGCGATTACAGATGGGGTGACGGCGCGGCGAACACTGGAACTGATTAACGCGATTGTGCTTTCGGCTCTGCGAAAAGAGGAGGTCGCGATGCCGGTTGATCGGGATCGATATGATGAACTGATGGAAGAGCTAAAGCGCGGAGAGACGCAGGTGGACAGGTTGTAGGTTCTGGATTTTTTGGTTTTGACCAGATAGGAGAGGTAAGAATGAGACTTTCGTGGATGACTTATGGTGTTTTGAAGGCACTTTCCCGACGGGATTTGTTGCAGATGTTGAAGGATCACGGGTTTGAAGGGGTGGAGTTTCGGACGGATGCGGGGCATGGGCACGGGGTGGAGGCGTCGATTGACGAGGCAGAGCGAGAGCAGGTGGTGGCAGATTGTGCGGCGATGGGGATCGATATTATGAGTGTTGCTACGGGCAATCGGTATCACGATACGGATCCGGATGAGCTTCGGGATCATATTGAGCAGACGATGGTTCGGATGGATCTGGCATCGGATCTGGGCGCGCCTCGCGTGCGCGTGTTTGGGAATAATTTTCCAGCAGAGGTGCCCAGGGAACAGACGATTGCCCAGGTGGCAGAGGCGCTGAAGCCGCTGTGTGATTACGGTGCTGAGAAGGGGGTGAAGCCGTGTCTGGAGTTGCACGGCGAGTTCGATTGGCAGGCGTGCAAGGCGGTGGCTGAGCTGGTGGATCACGAGAATTTTGGGTTGGTCTGGAATTCGGTGCCGCAAGATGTGGTTGATGGGTCTGTGAAACAGGCGCTGGATACGGTATGGCCCTGGCTGGACCATGTGCATATGCACGATCTGGCAGGACAGGGCTATCCGTATCGCGAGTTGTTCCGGCTGTTGCATGAGAAGGGATATGAGGGGTACATGTCGGCAGAGACCGAGCGACGCCCCGATAAGGGGGTGGGCGATCTGTGGATGTTTGTGGCTTATTATTCCGATCTGTTCAGAGCGTATCGCGATCTCGCTCGGGGGTGAGAGAGGTTGTAAGCACAAACGCCATCGGCAAAATAGCTGATGGCGTTTTTTGTGTTGGGAATTTGTACTGCAAATTATGTCAATACTTCGCGCAAGCGTGCGGTGACGATTTCCTGGTCGTCTTCGATGAAATTGGTTACGGCGACGCGGAAGGTGTTTGCACTGCCGCGTGTCCATACGGCTGGATTGCCCTGTCGAAGTTCTTCGATTATTTGCACCGCGGTTTTGCCCAGTGCGGTTTCATCGACTGTGATGTGTACGCCATCGCTCAGGCCTCGTGAGTCGGCCGAGAATTTGGCTGCGATGTGGGGAATGTCTTTCAGATTTGAGAGCAGTTCTTCGGCTTTGCGTTTGTATTCGGATAGACGCGCTTCGTGGTCCATGCTGAACCATTCGCGCAGGGCAACGACGACGGCGATGACTTCTTGCCGATCTACTTTTAGGGGGCGGCCTATGGTGTCGTAGGGGGAGGTTTCATAGCCGATGAAGGAATGGAGAAAGGCGGCGTCGATCAGGTCTTTGCGTCCGCACAAGATGCCCGTGGAGTGACAAGAGCCAATGTATTTGGCGCCGTAGCCGATCAAGTCTGCGCCCATGTCGGGATATTTTAGCATGGTTTCGAGGGGATAGACCTGGCTCGCTGCATCGACGATGACGGGGATTCCGTTGGCGTGGGCGATGCGGACTACGTCTTCGGGGGATAAGACGCCTTCCTGGCCTCCGGGGGCAAAATAGTGGATGGCTGCGGTCTGGTCTGATATGGCGGCTTCGAGTTGGGCTTCGGTCGTTCCGCTTTCATCGCCGACTTCTATGAGTTTGGCACCGAAAACAGTGAGTACCGGGTCGTAGTGATAGCGCTGTTTTTTTTGTATTAGAATGTGGTGTTTCATGCCCGTGGTATCGGGCAATTGTTCCATTTTTTCGGGGTCGCTGCCCGACATGCAGGCGGCTGTGCTGAGGGCTAATGCTGCCGCGCATCCGGGTGTGACCATTGCCGCTTCCGCGCCGAGGGTGTCGGCGATGAGTGCACCGGTTTTTTTGAGTAGTGCTTCCATGTCCGCAAAGTAGCGATTCGCTATGTCCATTGCGGCTTGTATTTCAGGGCCCACACGCGACCCGCCGATGACTGTTTGATAGCCCGATGCGTTGATTACAGGCACAACGCCCAGGTCTTTGTAGATTTGACGCGCTTTGTCGATGCTCATGATTTCTCCCAAAAGTATGTTTTCACAATGAAGATGCCCGCGGAATGAATGGCGATTTGCAATCACGCTCTTTTCCCGCTGCCAATCTCCGCAACCGCATCAACCTCGACGAGTAGGTCGGGGCTTACCAGTGTTGGTGTTGCGACTGTGGCACTGGCAGGGATATTATTCGGAAACGCCTTTGCACGCGCCGCAGTATAGTCCGTGTATCGGCTCATGTCGGTGATGAACGCCGTAATTTTTACCACGTCGTCCATTGTCGCACCCGCTTCGGCGAGAACCGCTCGGATATTCTCGAACACTTGACTTGCCTGTGCGCCCATATTGTCCCGGCCAACCACGTTGCCCTGTGGGTCAAAAGCG
This genomic stretch from Gemmatimonadota bacterium harbors:
- a CDS encoding Gfo/Idh/MocA family oxidoreductase, whose amino-acid sequence is MVRFGVVGLKGMGGQHVREISGLDRAELVAVADLDLDYARQVGEERGARAWGDYREMVEAEDLDAVVIATPHHLHAPMGLDCLEAGLHTFVEKPIANTVSEADRMIEAAQARDLKLAVGHNYRTFPGNRALKRLIDEGALGEIYRVLWLWIETRPEVYYDRDIWRCTWEHAGGGVLMNQTSHDLDLLCWMVGDPVAVSAMMCNWGHRVEIEDTVVANIRFACGAHANVQLSTCDRRLNYRQISGDLGTIEFRDEKNANSKVPDVFRLGRYEAPMRAFIKGAKGHQPNINWEDVPSDEGGPTLVESFVSAILDGGEAITDGVTARRTLELINAIVLSALRKEEVAMPVDRDRYDELMEELKRGETQVDRL
- a CDS encoding sugar phosphate isomerase/epimerase, yielding MRLSWMTYGVLKALSRRDLLQMLKDHGFEGVEFRTDAGHGHGVEASIDEAEREQVVADCAAMGIDIMSVATGNRYHDTDPDELRDHIEQTMVRMDLASDLGAPRVRVFGNNFPAEVPREQTIAQVAEALKPLCDYGAEKGVKPCLELHGEFDWQACKAVAELVDHENFGLVWNSVPQDVVDGSVKQALDTVWPWLDHVHMHDLAGQGYPYRELFRLLHEKGYEGYMSAETERRPDKGVGDLWMFVAYYSDLFRAYRDLARG
- a CDS encoding aminotransferase class V-fold PLP-dependent enzyme, with the protein product MSIDKARQIYKDLGVVPVINASGYQTVIGGSRVGPEIQAAMDIANRYFADMEALLKKTGALIADTLGAEAAMVTPGCAAALALSTAACMSGSDPEKMEQLPDTTGMKHHILIQKKQRYHYDPVLTVFGAKLIEVGDESGTTEAQLEAAISDQTAAIHYFAPGGQEGVLSPEDVVRIAHANGIPVIVDAASQVYPLETMLKYPDMGADLIGYGAKYIGSCHSTGILCGRKDLIDAAFLHSFIGYETSPYDTIGRPLKVDRQEVIAVVVALREWFSMDHEARLSEYKRKAEELLSNLKDIPHIAAKFSADSRGLSDGVHITVDETALGKTAVQIIEELRQGNPAVWTRGSANTFRVAVTNFIEDDQEIVTARLREVLT
- a CDS encoding RidA family protein, translated to MPERIELNPPWPWASKFRIAQGVQVGNRVYVSGQVAFDPQGNVVGRDNMGAQASQVFENIRAVLAEAGATMDDVVKITAFITDMSRYTDYTAARAKAFPNNIPASATVATPTLVSPDLLVEVDAVAEIGSGKRA